A single Gammaproteobacteria bacterium DNA region contains:
- a CDS encoding Mu-like prophage major head subunit gpT family protein — MKRIAVFMIGTIALVGVAMAAFAGVPPVDFQTMVATDIGSAGLPMLGFAGLIVNKESLGAAFTSIKTIFNNAFAAAPSNWERTTMLVPSGSSQNDYTWLTAFPKMRKWVGDKVVKSLGAFKYSVTNDDFEATVEVDRNDIEDDNLGIYAPQAQMAGFSARQLPDEIDADLKNAAFASECFDGQYFYDTDHPVGNGVASNKMTKALSAATRAAADASYGVARTAVLSQKDAEGRPLALIPDVLEVPPALEMTARNLVEMEKLADDTPNPYRGTATVMVNPRLTSTTAWFLHVTNMPVKPFIYQERKAPVFVSQTDMQADDVFSRKKYKFGAEARAAGAYGLWQLSHGSLGTT; from the coding sequence ATGAAACGCATTGCAGTTTTTATGATAGGAACGATCGCCCTGGTCGGCGTGGCGATGGCCGCCTTTGCGGGCGTGCCGCCGGTTGATTTTCAAACGATGGTAGCGACCGATATCGGTAGCGCAGGATTGCCCATGCTGGGCTTTGCCGGGCTGATCGTTAACAAGGAGTCCCTGGGCGCGGCCTTCACGTCGATCAAGACCATCTTCAACAATGCCTTTGCAGCGGCACCCAGCAACTGGGAGCGGACCACCATGCTGGTGCCCAGCGGATCCAGCCAGAACGATTACACCTGGCTAACGGCTTTTCCCAAAATGCGTAAGTGGGTGGGTGACAAGGTCGTTAAATCGTTGGGTGCCTTCAAGTACTCCGTGACCAATGATGACTTCGAGGCCACGGTCGAGGTGGACCGCAATGATATCGAAGACGACAACCTGGGCATCTATGCACCACAGGCACAGATGGCCGGATTTTCCGCACGGCAGTTGCCGGATGAAATCGACGCCGACCTGAAGAACGCCGCCTTTGCCAGCGAGTGCTTTGACGGCCAGTACTTCTACGACACGGATCACCCCGTCGGCAACGGCGTCGCCAGCAACAAGATGACGAAGGCTTTGTCGGCCGCCACCCGCGCTGCTGCCGATGCCAGTTACGGCGTCGCACGCACGGCCGTGCTGAGCCAGAAAGATGCCGAAGGCCGCCCCCTGGCATTGATCCCCGACGTACTGGAAGTGCCGCCGGCGCTGGAGATGACGGCGCGTAACCTGGTGGAAATGGAAAAGCTGGCCGACGACACGCCAAACCCCTATCGGGGTACGGCCACGGTGATGGTGAATCCCCGCCTGACGTCCACCACTGCCTGGTTCCTGCACGTGACCAACATGCCGGTCAAGCCGTTCATCTACCAGGAGCGTAAGGCACCGGTGTTCGTGTCGCAGACCGACATGCAGGCGGACGATGTATTCAGTCGCAAGAAATACAAGTTCGGCGCGGAAGCGCGTGCGGCGGGCGCTTACGGCCTGTGGCAGTTAAGCCACGGCTCCCTGGGCACCACCTAA
- a CDS encoding tape measure protein: protein MSDPKVNVVITVDGKEYTAGVRKATDETKDFGDQARNSSADVNHLSGAVKLLTAGFAALQIGRLVRDIINVNVEFDSLHASLVTVTGSAEAADIAFSTIEDFATKTPYQLQEVVGAFIKLKALGLDPSEAALRAYGNTASGMGKSLDQMIEAVADATTGEFERLKEFGIKSSVQGDKVKFRFRGITTEVGNSATEIEKYLRNIGDVEFAGGMERQMNTLGGNFSNLEDAVTKLARSFGEKSGLNSVLKDSISLITELTNSLSGMPRSISDIEADIAALETKISSTTNRRGRRGGLTLHLAELQAELLQARLGSSNPDQIRNAITTLESQINAAESRIAAIPENQRTSTTGSGRSKRASHFAIENRQLQQLIEDRRALYGRLTTIESEQSKNKTPRTTETPVDATATKAGDSLQQKLEREIALYGAVGQEAKVRYEIEHGALQGLSAAQKDLLIDKANELDFIKANDEAVRDAIATQNEAIATNAQLAAQKQQAAVDALAAVTQMAATETELEAQRYQAALDQLKLAEDAKLKTLVGYDELRTRLKLQHEDRLTKITQQGLSDREKFEQMSALNQSKTVLGFMSGVLGSAAQHNKKLFKINQVVGIANATISTYEGVMKAWAMGPILGPILAPIVLAAGLANISAIKNASFGGGGAVGTYSASPSTGLPTSSADPFARSASAQTAQSSTGGGVSYFNFAGTSNDQLSGEQVEQMFTAIEEATERGDRILFTRNSRQGLELTEGVERAA from the coding sequence ATGTCTGATCCGAAAGTTAATGTTGTCATAACCGTCGATGGAAAAGAATACACGGCGGGTGTTCGCAAGGCTACCGATGAAACCAAGGATTTTGGTGACCAGGCCAGAAATTCTTCAGCAGATGTCAACCATTTATCCGGGGCAGTAAAGCTGCTCACTGCCGGTTTTGCTGCCTTGCAAATCGGTAGGTTGGTGCGGGACATTATTAATGTAAACGTGGAGTTCGACAGTCTTCATGCCAGCCTGGTTACGGTGACAGGTTCGGCAGAGGCTGCAGACATCGCCTTTTCCACCATTGAGGATTTTGCCACCAAGACACCCTATCAGCTCCAGGAGGTTGTCGGGGCATTCATAAAATTAAAGGCCTTAGGCCTTGACCCTTCGGAGGCAGCGCTTCGCGCCTATGGTAATACTGCATCCGGTATGGGTAAGAGCTTGGATCAAATGATCGAAGCTGTGGCCGATGCCACCACAGGGGAATTTGAGCGCCTCAAAGAGTTTGGCATCAAATCAAGCGTTCAAGGTGACAAGGTAAAATTCCGCTTCCGAGGCATAACAACCGAGGTGGGCAACAGCGCAACGGAAATAGAAAAATACTTGCGCAACATCGGCGATGTAGAATTTGCCGGCGGAATGGAGCGCCAGATGAATACCTTGGGCGGTAATTTCTCCAACCTTGAAGATGCCGTTACTAAATTAGCCAGGTCATTTGGCGAGAAATCTGGACTCAATAGTGTATTAAAAGACAGCATTAGCCTAATCACTGAGTTGACAAATAGTTTATCCGGTATGCCTCGCAGCATCAGCGACATTGAGGCTGACATTGCCGCACTGGAAACAAAAATCAGTAGCACCACTAATCGCCGAGGACGCAGAGGTGGATTAACCCTCCACCTGGCCGAACTCCAAGCTGAGTTATTGCAGGCGCGATTAGGGTCAAGTAACCCTGATCAAATTAGGAATGCCATAACCACTCTTGAGTCTCAAATCAATGCAGCAGAATCACGTATTGCTGCCATTCCAGAAAATCAGCGGACTAGCACTACTGGCTCGGGTAGAAGCAAACGTGCAAGCCATTTCGCTATTGAAAATCGACAATTGCAACAGTTGATTGAAGATAGGAGAGCACTTTACGGTCGTCTTACAACTATCGAATCCGAACAATCCAAAAATAAAACTCCTAGGACAACGGAAACTCCCGTCGATGCCACCGCCACCAAGGCCGGCGACAGTCTCCAACAAAAGCTCGAGCGTGAGATTGCCCTCTACGGTGCCGTAGGCCAGGAAGCCAAGGTGCGTTATGAGATTGAGCATGGCGCATTGCAGGGCCTCAGCGCAGCCCAAAAAGACCTGCTGATCGACAAGGCCAACGAGCTGGATTTCATCAAGGCCAATGATGAGGCCGTGCGCGATGCCATCGCCACGCAAAACGAGGCCATTGCGACGAATGCGCAACTGGCGGCCCAGAAGCAGCAGGCCGCCGTCGATGCCCTGGCCGCCGTTACCCAGATGGCGGCGACCGAGACAGAGCTGGAGGCGCAGCGGTACCAGGCGGCCCTGGACCAACTGAAGCTGGCCGAAGACGCCAAGCTGAAGACGCTGGTCGGCTATGACGAACTGCGCACACGGCTGAAGCTGCAGCATGAAGACCGGCTGACAAAGATCACCCAGCAGGGGCTGAGTGACCGCGAAAAATTCGAGCAGATGTCGGCGCTGAACCAATCCAAAACCGTGCTCGGCTTTATGTCTGGCGTGCTGGGTTCTGCAGCGCAACATAACAAGAAGCTGTTCAAGATCAACCAGGTGGTTGGTATTGCCAATGCCACCATCTCAACCTACGAGGGCGTGATGAAGGCCTGGGCGATGGGGCCGATTCTCGGACCCATACTGGCGCCCATCGTGCTGGCCGCTGGCCTGGCGAATATCAGCGCGATCAAGAATGCCAGCTTCGGTGGCGGCGGCGCCGTGGGCACCTATTCCGCCAGCCCCTCTACCGGCCTGCCGACCTCCAGCGCGGATCCGTTCGCCCGTTCCGCCAGTGCGCAGACCGCGCAAAGCTCAACCGGTGGCGGTGTCAGCTATTTCAATTTTGCAGGCACCAGTAATGACCAGCTCAGCGGCGAGCAGGTGGAGCAGATGTTTACGGCCATCGAGGAAGCCACAGAGCGCGGTGACCGGATTCTGTTCACTCGCAACAGCCGCCAGGGCCTGGAACTGACGGAAGGCGTTGAGCGGGCCGCATGA
- a CDS encoding phage protease has protein sequence MYGIPSAKPNYLSGQIGFAACAFKVSAASTEVQLFPAGRFKARDGRPNEVDSWYIDAGIARRLIADAALRTTPYLIDYEHQTLLSKDNGKPAPRSAKFTQLEWREGDGLYAIDVEWTAQAKAFIENDEYEFISPVFPYNKTTGAVMGFFHAALTNDPAIDGMEGVAKLAAARFNFNPEPTEKNIMNKALLKLLGLNEDANEEDVQQAVAALTTKLAAMNAALVIADDDDGVAAIAALKSAVSTKPDPAKFVPVDVVKDLQTQVAALTTQINTARVDDLVELGLSNGKLLPAQEEWARDLGESDVAALTAYLESAQPIAALKGNQSDSKKLDADDVTLSDEAIAVCKQMGISEEDYKKSLAV, from the coding sequence ATGTACGGTATTCCCTCAGCCAAACCCAATTACCTCTCCGGCCAGATCGGCTTCGCCGCTTGCGCGTTTAAGGTCAGTGCGGCCAGCACGGAAGTGCAACTCTTCCCTGCCGGCCGCTTTAAAGCGCGTGACGGTCGACCGAACGAGGTGGACAGCTGGTACATCGACGCCGGGATCGCCCGGCGCCTGATCGCCGATGCCGCACTGCGCACAACCCCTTACCTGATCGATTACGAACACCAGACCCTGCTGTCTAAAGACAACGGTAAGCCTGCGCCGCGCTCGGCAAAATTCACACAGCTGGAGTGGCGTGAAGGTGATGGGCTGTATGCCATTGATGTTGAGTGGACAGCCCAGGCCAAAGCATTCATCGAGAACGATGAATACGAATTTATTTCCCCCGTATTTCCCTACAACAAAACCACCGGCGCGGTGATGGGTTTTTTCCATGCCGCGCTCACCAATGATCCCGCCATAGATGGCATGGAAGGCGTCGCAAAACTGGCGGCCGCTCGCTTCAATTTCAATCCTGAACCTACGGAGAAAAACATCATGAACAAAGCACTGCTCAAGCTGCTCGGCCTGAATGAGGACGCGAATGAAGAAGACGTTCAACAGGCCGTGGCAGCCCTGACCACGAAACTAGCGGCGATGAATGCCGCATTGGTGATAGCGGATGATGATGACGGTGTTGCTGCAATTGCTGCTTTAAAGAGTGCCGTCAGCACGAAACCTGACCCTGCCAAGTTTGTACCAGTGGACGTGGTGAAAGACCTGCAAACACAGGTGGCGGCATTGACCACCCAGATCAATACCGCCCGGGTGGACGACCTGGTCGAGCTCGGGCTGAGCAACGGCAAGCTGTTACCCGCCCAGGAAGAGTGGGCGCGGGATCTGGGCGAATCAGACGTGGCCGCACTGACGGCGTACCTGGAGTCCGCGCAACCCATTGCCGCGCTGAAGGGCAACCAGAGCGACAGCAAGAAGCTCGATGCTGATGACGTCACGCTCAGTGATGAGGCCATCGCGGTCTGCAAACAGATGGGCATCAGCGAAGAAGACTACAAGAAATCCCTGGCCGTCTAG
- a CDS encoding PBECR2 nuclease fold domain-containing protein: MPEPYEKLPFPEAIDFFRQKLSLPTETWTDIWEGMHARAFVVAGAMKQDLLTDFRSAVDRAITDGVTLDTFRKDFDSIVQKHGWAYKGGRGWRSRVIYDTNVRQAYNAGRELQMADPQLRETRPYGLYRHGDSATPRPLHLSWDGLVLPLDDPWWRTHTPMNGWGCSCKKFSISADEAELRGFKVAPAAPSDGSYEWLDKATGEVHRVPAGIDPGFAYNVGDAAWGRQLSEQAMASWKAQGAKAWAPLTPGGWKTAGRPEHIPLEAPVASLGRRVKSVEDVQAALETALGGPEKVFTVAGQPLLVNAQSLAQHIDANRAEFIPLINETLNDPYEVWLSFDKHQATGKVVLRQRIIKAVDIGKGKGVLVVANAVKGMLEAWTFLPTSDMKYLKQQRRGFLMLGR, translated from the coding sequence ATGCCTGAACCCTACGAAAAACTTCCCTTCCCCGAGGCCATCGACTTCTTCCGCCAGAAGCTCAGCCTGCCCACTGAAACCTGGACGGACATCTGGGAGGGCATGCACGCCCGCGCCTTTGTGGTGGCCGGCGCGATGAAGCAGGATCTGCTCACGGACTTTCGCAGTGCGGTGGATCGGGCGATCACCGATGGCGTGACGCTGGACACCTTCCGCAAGGATTTCGACAGTATCGTGCAGAAACATGGCTGGGCGTATAAAGGGGGGCGCGGCTGGCGCTCCCGGGTGATTTACGACACCAACGTGCGCCAGGCATACAACGCCGGGCGTGAACTGCAGATGGCGGATCCGCAGCTGCGCGAGACTCGGCCGTACGGGCTCTATCGTCACGGCGATTCCGCGACACCACGGCCCCTGCATCTGAGTTGGGATGGCCTGGTGCTGCCCCTGGACGATCCCTGGTGGCGAACCCACACGCCCATGAATGGCTGGGGCTGTTCCTGCAAGAAGTTTTCGATCAGCGCGGACGAGGCCGAGCTGCGCGGTTTTAAGGTTGCGCCTGCCGCCCCGAGCGATGGCAGCTATGAGTGGCTGGACAAGGCCACCGGCGAGGTGCACCGGGTGCCGGCAGGCATCGACCCGGGCTTCGCCTATAACGTGGGCGATGCCGCCTGGGGCCGCCAGCTGAGCGAACAGGCGATGGCCAGCTGGAAGGCTCAGGGCGCGAAAGCCTGGGCCCCGCTTACGCCCGGTGGCTGGAAAACCGCCGGGCGCCCTGAACACATTCCCCTGGAAGCGCCCGTGGCTTCGCTGGGGCGTCGCGTCAAATCCGTGGAGGATGTGCAGGCGGCGCTGGAAACCGCGCTGGGTGGACCGGAGAAGGTCTTCACCGTGGCCGGGCAGCCGCTGCTGGTGAATGCGCAAAGCCTGGCACAGCATATTGATGCAAATCGGGCCGAGTTTATACCCCTGATTAACGAGACCTTAAACGACCCTTATGAGGTGTGGTTGAGCTTTGATAAACACCAGGCAACCGGCAAGGTGGTGCTGCGCCAGCGCATCATCAAGGCGGTGGACATCGGCAAGGGCAAGGGGGTGCTGGTGGTGGCCAACGCCGTGAAGGGCATGCTGGAGGCCTGGACGTTTTTACCTACGTCAGACATGAAGTATTTGAAACAGCAGCGCCGGGGCTTTTTGATGCTAGGGCGCTAA
- a CDS encoding phage protein Gp36 family protein: MPYCTEQDMIDRYGDVEMVQLTDRDNLGVIDSTVLMVAIENASALMDGYIGSRYALPLSTVPRVLELYCADLARYFLYDDRATKAVERGYNSAMDFLKQVSSGRTRLGLSDTGAKPKASDGATMQSGGRTFGRDDNGFM, encoded by the coding sequence ATGCCGTATTGCACCGAACAGGACATGATTGATCGCTATGGCGATGTGGAAATGGTGCAGCTGACCGACCGCGACAACCTCGGGGTGATTGACTCCACTGTGTTGATGGTGGCGATTGAGAACGCCAGCGCGTTAATGGATGGCTACATCGGCAGTCGCTATGCGTTGCCGTTGTCCACGGTGCCGCGCGTACTGGAACTGTATTGCGCGGACCTAGCACGCTACTTCCTGTATGACGACCGCGCCACCAAGGCGGTGGAGCGTGGCTACAATTCGGCGATGGATTTCCTCAAGCAGGTATCCAGCGGCCGCACCAGGCTGGGGCTGTCGGATACCGGCGCAAAACCCAAGGCCAGCGATGGCGCCACGATGCAATCGGGCGGCCGCACCTTTGGCCGCGACGATAACGGGTTTATGTAA
- a CDS encoding DUF935 domain-containing protein, which produces MATSRILDPYGQPFRLKEITEPQTARLGHLRQEFASHPVRGLSPGKLARILEEAEQGDLRAQCDLFEDMEEKDGHIFAELGKRKRALLGLDWDIVPPRNASKQEEDDAAYARDFIQDLPNFEDVLLDMGDAIGKGFSNLELEWRRADGEWIPKIEYRPQSWFKVRPDDRNELRLRDATVDGAALQPFGWISHIHKAKSGYITRAGLGRVLAWPFLFKNYSVRDLAEFLEIYGLPMRLGTYPSGASDDEKATLLNAVVNIGHAAAGIVPEGMVIDFKESAKGNKDPYEAMMDWCERTQSKAILGGTLTSQSDGASSTNALGNVHNEVRHDLMDADARQFGSTLTRDLVFPILALNRAGVTSLRRCPRLVFDTQEPEDLALISEAVPKLVAAGMRIPVAWAHEKLRIPQAEEDEETLGAPATPTPPTDTLPIPAALKAGLAALKARAETGPADVADTYTTQLDAVTQATLAGLIDPVAQLVMAAGSLEEIRDGIVALSSTMDESTLATQMQLAFAAVDLAGRFEVQNGQ; this is translated from the coding sequence ATGGCAACGTCCCGCATCCTCGACCCGTACGGCCAGCCGTTTCGGCTCAAAGAAATCACCGAGCCGCAAACGGCCCGGCTGGGTCATCTTCGCCAGGAGTTTGCGTCGCATCCGGTGCGCGGGCTATCGCCCGGCAAGCTGGCCCGCATCCTGGAAGAGGCCGAGCAGGGTGACCTGCGCGCGCAGTGTGACCTGTTCGAGGACATGGAAGAAAAGGACGGGCACATCTTCGCCGAGCTGGGCAAGCGCAAGCGCGCCCTGCTGGGGCTGGATTGGGACATCGTGCCGCCGCGCAATGCCAGCAAACAGGAAGAGGACGACGCCGCCTACGCCAGGGACTTCATCCAGGACCTGCCCAACTTCGAGGACGTGCTGCTGGACATGGGCGACGCCATCGGCAAGGGCTTTTCCAATCTGGAACTGGAGTGGCGCCGGGCGGACGGTGAATGGATACCCAAAATCGAATACCGTCCGCAAAGTTGGTTTAAGGTGCGCCCGGATGACCGCAACGAACTGCGCCTGCGCGATGCCACGGTGGACGGCGCCGCGTTGCAGCCCTTCGGCTGGATCAGCCATATCCATAAGGCCAAGAGTGGCTACATCACCCGGGCGGGTCTGGGTCGCGTGCTGGCCTGGCCGTTCCTGTTCAAAAACTACAGCGTGCGGGATCTGGCCGAATTTCTGGAGATTTACGGCCTGCCCATGCGCCTCGGCACGTATCCCTCCGGCGCGTCCGACGACGAAAAGGCCACCCTGTTAAACGCCGTGGTCAACATCGGCCATGCGGCGGCCGGCATCGTGCCGGAGGGCATGGTCATCGACTTCAAGGAGTCCGCCAAGGGCAACAAGGATCCCTACGAGGCGATGATGGACTGGTGCGAACGCACCCAATCCAAGGCCATCCTCGGCGGTACGCTCACCTCCCAGTCGGACGGCGCCTCATCCACCAACGCCCTGGGCAATGTGCACAATGAAGTGCGCCACGACCTGATGGATGCCGATGCCCGCCAGTTTGGCTCCACGCTCACCCGTGACCTGGTGTTTCCCATCCTCGCGCTCAACCGTGCCGGCGTCACCAGCCTGCGCCGCTGCCCGCGCCTGGTGTTTGACACCCAGGAGCCGGAAGACCTGGCGCTAATCTCCGAGGCCGTGCCCAAGCTGGTCGCAGCCGGCATGCGTATTCCCGTGGCCTGGGCACACGAAAAGCTGCGCATCCCGCAGGCGGAAGAGGATGAAGAAACCCTGGGGGCCCCCGCAACGCCCACCCCTCCGACTGACACCCTGCCCATCCCCGCTGCCCTCAAAGCGGGGCTGGCCGCGCTCAAGGCCCGCGCCGAGACCGGCCCGGCCGATGTGGCCGATACCTACACCACCCAGCTGGACGCCGTCACCCAGGCCACCCTGGCCGGCCTCATCGACCCGGTCGCCCAGCTGGTGATGGCCGCCGGCAGCCTGGAAGAGATCCGCGACGGCATCGTGGCACTCAGCAGCACAATGGACGAATCCACCCTGGCCACCCAGATGCAGCTGGCCTTCGCCGCCGTGGACCTGGCGGGGCGTTTTGAGGTGCAAAACGGCCAATGA
- a CDS encoding phage tail tube protein: MPIRHGRNTQLLLQRNTGAYRAVPAPVGAFSMKFSELEMGRDPQRQEDPTITNSPLASKKDSGEPVFGGSIKAILCLNDIGQWLSLLWGAPVTTGAGPYTHTFTLDLSQRPDALLQLGYINASKFPQWLGVMVNSLAWEVKEADQSFTVELMAGEETSPEPVVAFDAAPTVYAKNRAVSKGGEVYDVDGASTLGRITKASVTIANDNEGQNIADGTEGFGEVLVGQPAISGSVSALFDDTVNIFDHGRDHTSKPMTLISTNEAGDNWMKLILSAVEFGEIKHKVATSKGLVVDTEWSAHGTATIELVNGIATY; the protein is encoded by the coding sequence ATGCCTATTCGTCACGGTCGTAACACTCAACTTTTACTGCAACGCAACACCGGAGCCTATCGCGCCGTGCCGGCGCCGGTCGGTGCTTTCAGCATGAAGTTCTCGGAACTTGAAATGGGGCGGGATCCTCAGCGGCAGGAAGACCCAACCATCACGAACTCACCGCTGGCCAGCAAGAAGGATAGCGGCGAGCCGGTGTTCGGCGGCAGCATCAAGGCCATTCTGTGCCTGAATGACATCGGCCAATGGCTGTCGTTGCTGTGGGGTGCGCCGGTCACCACCGGCGCTGGACCCTACACGCACACGTTTACGCTGGACCTCAGCCAGCGGCCAGATGCGCTGCTGCAGCTGGGGTATATCAATGCCAGCAAATTCCCGCAGTGGCTGGGGGTGATGGTCAACAGCCTGGCGTGGGAAGTGAAAGAGGCGGACCAGTCCTTCACGGTTGAGCTGATGGCCGGCGAGGAGACCAGCCCCGAGCCAGTGGTGGCGTTTGATGCGGCGCCCACTGTCTATGCAAAGAACCGCGCAGTGAGCAAGGGCGGTGAGGTGTATGACGTGGATGGTGCATCCACGCTGGGGCGTATCACAAAGGCTTCGGTCACCATCGCCAACGACAACGAGGGACAGAATATTGCCGACGGCACGGAAGGCTTCGGCGAGGTGCTGGTCGGCCAGCCTGCGATAAGCGGATCGGTCTCTGCGCTGTTTGACGACACCGTGAACATCTTCGACCACGGCCGTGACCATACCAGCAAGCCCATGACATTGATCAGCACCAATGAGGCCGGCGACAACTGGATGAAGCTGATCCTGTCCGCCGTGGAGTTCGGCGAGATCAAGCACAAGGTGGCAACGTCCAAAGGCCTGGTGGTTGATACCGAGTGGAGCGCTCACGGCACCGCAACGATCGAACTGGTCAACGGTATCGCTACCTACTAG
- a CDS encoding phage virion morphogenesis protein has protein sequence MSNFKIDLTYQDREVQALFSKMQSKGRHTEPAMRDIGEAMLISTDKRFRSQVDPEGSAWAPLSPRTLKHKRNKKILTERGYLRGSMAYQASTNRVVWGTNSPYGAIHQNGGEIKKKARSQTLAFNGRGRFTSRKAASKRKRGAIGVAFTSIGAHAVTIPARPYLGVSREDRKIVLRILRRHLRPEKQG, from the coding sequence ATGAGTAACTTCAAGATCGACCTGACCTACCAGGACCGCGAGGTGCAGGCGCTGTTCAGCAAAATGCAGTCCAAAGGCCGGCACACCGAGCCCGCGATGCGCGACATCGGCGAGGCCATGCTCATTTCCACGGACAAGCGATTTCGCAGCCAGGTAGACCCCGAGGGAAGCGCCTGGGCCCCGCTGAGCCCGCGCACGCTGAAGCACAAGCGCAACAAGAAGATCCTCACCGAGCGTGGCTACCTGCGCGGCAGTATGGCCTACCAGGCGAGCACGAATCGCGTGGTCTGGGGCACCAACTCCCCCTATGGCGCGATCCACCAAAATGGCGGCGAGATCAAAAAGAAGGCCCGCAGCCAGACCCTGGCCTTTAACGGCCGTGGCCGCTTCACCAGCCGCAAGGCCGCCAGCAAGCGCAAGCGCGGCGCCATTGGCGTGGCCTTCACCAGCATCGGCGCGCACGCGGTGACCATTCCCGCCCGGCCGTACCTGGGCGTCTCTCGCGAAGATAGGAAGATCGTGCTGCGGATCCTGCGCCGGCATCTGCGCCCGGAAAAACAGGGTTGA